The genomic stretch tctgatgacccagactctgatggtaatccagattctggtggcaattcagactttggaaatatgccagaaccttcagatggtcaaagctctggaggaagtcaaccatctgaaggtagaaactctgaagttgaagactctgaacaagttcagagaccacaaagagtcagaaacatccccagaagatatgcagaatttgacatgctgcaagacactgaagtagactctgaaggagaagttattcagtgtgccatgttagtagactttaaactcataagtacagaagaggctcttaagcagaagctctggctgaaggccatgaaagaagaacttgatgctatagagagaaacaagacttggaagctgacagaacttccaaaagacaagaaagccatcagcgtcagatgggttttcaagcagaagttaaagccagatggttcaattggcaaacataaagcaaggttggtagccagaggatttctacagaaacctgggctggattactctgaagtgtttgcacctgtagcaagacatgaaacaatcagaatggtgattgcaatagctgctaacaggaattggcctctgatgcatttagatgtaaaatctgcatttctgaacggtccattagaagaagaagtttacgtgtcacaacctcctggatttgtgaaaaagaatcaggaagggatggtgtacagattatacaaagctctatatggattgaaacaagcgcccagagcttggaataagaagattgattcttttttcaagaagcaaggctttcagaaatgtgagatggagtacggtgtctatgttcagcatacttctgaaggaaatatgactctggtatgtttatatgttgatgatatactgctgactggaagttctgaacaggagatagccaagttcaagaaagttctgatgaatgaattcgaaatgactgatctaggcaaaatgacatactttctagggatggaattcagatactctgagaaaggtattattttgcatcagctcaagtatgaattagaacttctgaagagatttgatctgaagaattgtaagattgctgttactgcatgccaagctgtgtggattctgaatctattgcaggatctgaagattaaagtaaacaaacctctgaagctgatgattgacaacaagtctgcaaacaatcttgccagaaacccagtgttgcatgggagaagcaagcacattgagaccaagtatcattttctgagacatcaagttcagaggggagtgttagaagttgtacactgcagcactcagaagcagttggcagatgttctgacgaaagctatcaagactgatcaatttctcagattaagggatggaattggtgttacaagttttgatggaatatgaattaagggatggtattagatttaattattagatttaattcatatttaagtttgttagatattagatttaaatattagatttgattcatatttaagtttgttagatattagatttaaatattagatttgattcatatttaagtttgttagaggcttataaatagggtgtcaatcattgtaacttttaatcctttttgtagccatcattctctgaataagaatatttccattcatcatatattctacctttgcaccaacaaaCGCTATAATATGTCTATATGATCTATTTGTTAGCAACAAGTTGAGCTTCTTTGAATTTGGACTCATCATCCTATTTTGATTTGGATTCATTTCTATGGCTATTTTTGCATGATGGTGTGGGTTCCACAATTACATAGCTTGATTAAGAAGAAATACGGTCATTGTGCTTTTCTTAGGCTATAAGTCATGGAATAATTAGCTTTATGTCATTCTTCCTAATCAATGAGTATGCTATATTATTAAGAACTATGATAGTTAATAGTTAATAGTTAATGAGACAAGCCATTTAGTTTAGGCCACGAAAAGTACATAGTACAATTAGGGGTTTAATAATTTCTATTTGAGTGTGGGTGGTGAGGAAATTAACTATTTTCATAAAGAAATACATGTGGCTATGTTTAGCCACTTTGACATCAATCTATTTAGATGCGTATAAATTATATATGGTTACTAGGTTTATACTAATAAGTTGATTTGCACATTAAAACAATTCAAGTTAATTAAATGTGGGGGATTCAACCAAACATTTACTTAAGAATATTTGGATGGTGAGAGATATTTTTTTGTTTTATCATAGATTTTGAAATTGAACTCACCTCTAAGTACAcatcatttttaaaaaaagatTTAATTTTCTTTACCATTAATTATAGTACTCTTAAATTGGGTGGTCTCGATTCAAAAAATTTATCTCTATAATTGTTTGTAGAAAGTACTTGAATACTTGATTTCTATTATAGAAACCACATATTTAAGAAAATATTGACTAATCAAATTTAAACACAATGAAGGTTAGAGTTGTTTCAACATACTTCTGATTAAAAACTTTTGTGCACACAAAAACATAATAATCATATTTTTTTAAGTTTAATAGAGATGGAGAGGGAGAGAGAAAGAAAGGGAAGAAGAGATAGAAAGAAAAATAAGGAGTGATATTGAGAGAGaagaatatacattttattaatttaatattttttatctCGTATCTTAATTTTTTGGATTCTTAactttaaaaaaattatattaattttttaacTCTTCAAAATATATTATGTTAGTTATTTTTGTTAAATTAACGGTGAATTTAataataatttttgaattttttcgTCACTAATTAGACAAAGAGAATTAATATAATACTTTTTAAGGTTTAAATGATAAATATGAATATTTTTTAAATTACTAAATCCAAAAATAAATCCCGAGATTAAGATACGAGATTAAAAAAATTAAACATTTATATTCTTTAATTAAATGCTTTCTCTTCTTTATTTTAAacaatttttaattttttaattattattattttttaaaaaattttaaacaacgtttgataaaaaaatattatGTCTATTCGTGTAATGTGTGAGGGGGATTACACAGTCGCTTGATTATGAAGatatttaatataatatttaatatttattatcatattttttttatttatatatttatttgaGTATATACTGATTATTATATCAACAATAAAagaaatttaaaaatatatttatacAGAAAAAAGTTTATTTTAAAAGTAATGGtaataatttataataaaatataagAGATTAATTGATATGCTCTATTAATATAAAAGAAATTacataaatttataaataatatttaaaatttcattaaattaaaaattaattaataataaaaatttaatagTGCAAAATAAATTTATGAATAAAGTTATAGCAGTACCGTGTAATATTTTACTACACTTGTACACTATTTTCTTGATTCAAAATATAAAGATCAAACATAAACTTATAGTATAAAGGATTGTTTAGTGTGGAAGATATAAACGAGATATGTTAAGAAGTTTAATAATAATTTGATTGTCATTTATTTGAGCGTGTTTGATGTAGACATAACAAACATAATACActtgtttatatatatatatatatatatatatatatatatatatatatatatatatatatatatatatatatatatataatatatatatatatatatatatatatatatatatatatatatatatatatatatatatatatatatataaaatctCTCATCTCTTCTAAAGTGGTCGTCGCCACCGCGCTTCCTCCCTACGAACTATCTCCGTCACTTTGACCTTATCCTTCCCATTCATGCCCCTCTCCTTCCTCCCTCCGTCCATATCGTTGACAAATTCCCTTTTCGTGTCCCATCGCCCCAATATTAGTTTTCAATTAGTGTCGGCCTCTCCCACCTCCAGCCTCTCTCGCGACCATTGTTCCCCTTCTTCCTCTCCGCTTATAACATGTCTTCCTCCTCCAACAACGAAAGAAACATGGTGACTCATCCTCCTAAGGTGGAAACCCCGACACCGCCTCCTTCATCCTCTTCCAGGCTGGAATTTCACCACACTCTCGTTGTTTTCAACATTAGGAATAATATTTCTATTGTGCTTGACGTGGAAACTGATAGCTACGACACATGTGCGAAGCTATTTCGCGTTCATTTCTGCTCTTACTGGGTCCTATATCATATCGTGCCATCAGATAACAAGCCTCCACCGCCTCTCACTGACCCCACTTATGACATGTGGGCCACCTTAGATGCAACTGTACTTCAGTGGATATATTCCATTATTTTTGTTGACTTGCAAACCACCATTATAGAACCTGGCTCCACAACTTTGGCTTCCAGGAAGCGTTTGGCTAACCTCTTCTAGGATAATCAGAATGCATGTGTTGTCACTCTTGAGCATGAATTCTCTATTGTTTACATGAAGACTTTTCCAAATGTCTTTGCATATTATCAATGTCTGAAGACGCTTTCTGACCAGTTATGCGGTATCGGTGCTCTTGTGAATAATCACAGTATGCTCCTTCGATTCATCTCTGACGCTATTGGTACATACCAGGGTGTTTCAACCTTGATTCGACAGAGCAATCTTCTCCCCTTCTTTAACCAGGCTCTTTCCTTGCTCACATTAGAAGATTATAGTTTATCTAAGATGACACCCACTGAGTCTCTTGCCACTTATCGTACCACCCAGCAACGTCCTTCTGACGACTCATCCTAGAGCACCAACCGTCGCTCTGGCAACCTCTCCCTTTCTCGCAACACTCTGAATCGGGATGGTAATCGTTGTAACCATATCAGTCCTTGCAGTGGAAGCACATATGGTTCTCCTCcttgatagcagcaacaacaatatCCCCTTTATCAGTAGTGGAGTTGAACTTCGCCAACATATGCCATATCTTCGTGCCTGTATTCTATTTCTCACCGGACTCTCCTTTCTGCTCCTCCCCATCAACAACGTATTTTGTTATCACTAAGGAGAACTATGTGTGTTGCCACTACAAAGACCATCATGATTACGACAattgctatatatatatatatatatatatatatatatatatatatatatatatatatatatatatatatatatatatatatatatatatatatatatatatatatatatatatatatatatagggaTGACTGTAAGTCTTAGAAGTTTTATAATGGTAAGGGCTTGCTCGCAGCAGCGGGATACCCTTTTTGGTAGTGTTTATTATGGTGAGAGAGGGCTAGCTTATGTGAGGTGAGAGCCAATGTGTTTATGCATTATGTGGGTTAAGTTAAGATTCATCCCTTTCTTACGCTAGGGAAGAGGTGTTTATAGAGTCCTCTTGGGTATATGGTTCCATGGAAATGATAACTTCCCACTCATTCAATAATGGACACTTGAATCCCTATTTTATAAGGAGACATGAGTTAGACTGTTGACCCTGACGTCTCTCTGACCAAGAAACATCTTTTCCCACGACTGAGCGAGTATGAAACACCTCGGGTGAGACGGACCCTCGCGGGGGGCGGCAGATCAAAGTTACCCCTTAAGAGAAATCAGTAGTCCTCCCTCCCTTAATAGGCCTCTCTACAGATATATCACTAtagttatgttgttgtttttgttgagtTATGTTGCTCTTTTTGTTGTCCTATGTTCTTGTCGAGAATGTTATTCCTTGTGCAACTTTCATTTCATTCAACCTAACATGTCTAGAGTGGTAGAAACTACATTTTAGTTTATTATATATAATGTGGATTGAGTGTTTTGCCAACCCCTCACTGAATATGTAACCTTTTAAGTTGAATTAGAAAATAATAATCTGAAAAATAAAgttaaattataaaaaaaacttACACTAATAAATACTTTTTGATCTTTCAGCAACCCATTATTCATATCTCTCCCTTTAACAATTAGAATCTGATTTGATACTTTTAGTTCTTCAATCAACACTTCCTTCTCTTTTAGTTTATTCGGTAAAGTATCAAATTAGTTGAGAAATTATAATTCATCATGATGATGATAtttatgatgatgatgaatcattaTTTCTCAACAAATTTGATACTTTGCGGTATAAATTAGTATAAAAGTAAATGTTGATTGAAgaattatttggcatttattcaattttaaaatattaaaaataatacattaaattaaatatggtttgtcaaattcctaaaacctcatcaaaacaccaaagaaatagccatgagatttatcataggtcaaacaaggtcaaagggccttggagaaaaaatttcagaatttttagaaacttaaaagtatttttaaacaattaaaaatattcacaaaatcaattaaatcatgaaaattattaataatgatccaaaaaataattttaattcaaaatatgaaagaggattttatttaaatttttaggtgaaactctcatatattttggatcaatattaaaattaatatgaattaatgaaaatcaaaggaataagatgaaaatcagaaaatacaaaaaaaaacgtggaccacttgatctccctcattaattgaggtggcagatcaagtggtcacaagcgcgcgttccatgatggaacttagtcagcgcgcTGCACAAGTGGGTATCcaaaccaacgcgtgagattaaaacaattaaaactgaatcaatggctcagaaccttGCCACCTCGCTGCCGGAGCAAATGActggtcaccttctcaggcgaacctcaccggactggttcagtcatcaccataattaaaataaaaaaaagaggacatgatctgaaagagaaaatggcgtacaacacgaatctgacctcaattttaactaactccaaatatatagaaagatatgaggagttgaattttgaggtatgtcaactgagttacttcaatttgacctcaaagcaactcaaacttcttgcctacattggtaggacttcagacaaccaaagatccaagagaattgctgagaattgagtgagaatcgaagagaagaaaaattatggaaaataccttcaatgttgtgcagtacttgctcttccttgcttcaattcttgtttgatcttgctccaatgacttgcagaagtggattaggaatggtaagaagctttgaatcctggagtttttgaatctctaaactgtgagattcaaactcaattttcaagtgaaaattatcaggttttcctttggattgtgagggtttgaagagagggggcaaagctggcaCGCAAGGATCTTctgaaatgagctcagagggtctctatttatagcaatttgaagtgttatttgcacacttgaaatttcttctaaaattggcaatgtcatgcacaagcttgcatgggcgtgtacaggcctaTGAAGCAACTCACTAAGGTCCAAAATCAACTGTGTTGAGGTTTGAATcaagcttgaatggcaaggcaatgtgaaatgatcatttgaagttttgattttgccaattgaTGTAGGTCTGTTAACACCATGCGTAACCCTAGCAATCTTTTTCCAAAATGAATGgaataggactctttggaaatcttagatcaagaggaacaagtcttatgttgaacacttttccatttggaacttggatcacggtgaatttttaggtggaagtttggaaatttcaacatgttgaaattttttctaagtgtcaagtcatatacttcaatgttccaccttactaaacgttttatgtgagctccaaatgagaaaggtgtatttatcaaagttgtagatctttcaaataccttcaaaatggtcaccaatttgacatcatttggatttagaatgagagagttatgcatttttgaaattgaggaaaatcacttgttcaatggtattggtccaaaatgacctataatgtatcatcatatcacatgctcataaaagttgatttagctttaactccaaatataaaaatttaattagacatcttgaattttattgtgcaacttggaaatatttcatctcacaaaaattgagcaagttatggccttgggaagttgactttcaaattagggtttaaacaaaatgacctataatgtttcaacatagaaaatgactttccaagaaaaattagctctagaactaaacatgaaagttgtttagaatgtcatctagagtaacttttctcttggaatcattttaatatgatgaaaattgtaagagatagggtctaaggagacccagttttgatgagatgaattcatctggccaaccaccaccaaccaacttcctaacttgcaattctcttgactttttaggctcatggtagatcatatatgcataatatgattaaatttgaagtgtcccttgataaatttgatcaattggtgaggaagcttgttgaggaagttactcaagatacccagacaaactagggtttccaaggcaaaccaactctaaactcttgaagaaatcttgaccaaaataacatgtgaagatcattgggactcatatatgatgcttagaaacattgtggatcaatccttggttgtgttcttagccatgagggtcttaaaccctagatatgaacttgatgggTCAATGGTGATCACGCCCTTCCTgcaaaagagttaggcaaatgcaaagacatatttttggtattttggttagtaatgaaattctagttatcagactttggatgtcacactggttgttatgacatccaattctgcacagacagggattatgcagaacttaacagtaagtgcagtaaataacacaagtaattgttcacccagttcagtccaacatgacctacatctgggggctaccaagccagggaggaaatccactattagtagtatcaattcaaagctaaactcacccgtttacaacttatcacttaatccctacccaatgcaatttcaatcttaacctaagatcagagttcctactcactccccctcaatcacctcagtgatattaaagacactttgaagtcacacttcaaaaacaactcttgattatgcttcacagcttaaatcaagatacacaacactcacgcttaaaagctttgagtgacacaacacttacaactcaatgaacaccctatgccaaagctatcatctacttgataatggcttggtttacaagatacgtctaatactagactcacaaaaatacagcagtgaagtatgatggacacacaaaatcttcacgcctcaaaatccccgaaactgaatgaaggaacgccttcctttttatattgcagcacctgggcttttgcacctgtattctcctgaatttaaggtcactcaagttcccataaattcaacatttaggttactaacaaataggctatttgttaggttcattgaatgtagcttggttgttgatttcctggattttctctcagctgttgaatccctgaagaatagcctgagaaaaagctgaaacagaaaactgaacaacctacaatatagcatatgctgtcaggaatgaatgtcacgacattcagcttgacatcaaggtccatatgctgagtctgtttttccagaaaacagactgtacaattttgttgacctgtacatgatcaaaatgaccatactacagtaacagcttacattaataaatgttaaagtgtccaacttaacatttacacaattggccttaagttagttctgttattctcttgaagaacaaactaagttacatgctgaagtataacagaacaccactctgtctaatcttcagcagctgctttcaatgatgaatgtcataacatccagtttgacattcagtcagtaggccttatgccaggtctggttcttccttgataaccagactgcaaataaatactaagttcaaacagaactcctgctgttctattccttagtatctgttgacaggtatgaatgtcactgcatccagtttgacattcaataaatcctgtgttagctagtcctgcagtaactacaatgtagtcacacatacatgtcatgacatcagtcaagacattagtgttttaccatataatgcagccaattaaacacctacaaactccccctttggcaaatttttggctaaaacactttgatccctataacagagttcatagcagcggaatcacacacacccagcaggaaataatactagctaatacactcagagtggcagcacactcacacacatggaagttaaataaaaacttcacacagcagcacaaaaacagaagttaaatataaacttcaacacacagctGCTGCAGGGGAGGagggaagttaaataaaaacttcacacacacacAGAGGCATACAACAGCATACACACAGAAGCTAAATACACACTTCATCACACAGCAGCTGCAGTAGGTGAAAACTTCAATCTGTCATGAATGAGGACCTGTTTTCATAAAGTTTAACAATGTAAActtctgttgtcctggggtatcacttgtcactccccctttttgtcaaaaatgttgccaaagcaacactttaatTTACAGATCCACAAATAGTAATTAGAATTACACACATGACAGAAAAACACAAAAGAAGTGATTaatcctcagcctcatcatcagcctcctcatCAGCCTCCTCTTCAGAGCTGGCCTTTTCCTCCTCCTCAGCAATTTGCCCATCAGCTCCATCCGTGTCCTCAGCGGTAGACTCCAGTTGCAAGATGAGCTTTTCCAGTGCATGCTTTCTAGCTTCCAGCTCTTTGCAGGTCTCTTTGAGAACTGCAATAACATCAGCTTTGTCTGGTTGGTTGCCAGCTTTGGAAGTCTCTCCCGATGTCaagacaatgtcagggacatgcttgcccaggaacagtttgtagctgaaagccaatggactctctcttcttttcacgaagtcattatctgtcaggatgtgtggaaattgattcagcacaattccacatatgagagatggaaaggcaatgggtCCCTTCACACTAAAGCTCCCAGCATGCTTCATTGTCTGATCAAATATGTAAGCACCATAGTCCACCTTTGCCTTGGTTcccactgcatagatgaacttccctaatgccacagacacagttgacttgtggttagtgggtacccagttggctgctccaactttgtgtagcatTGCATACTTAACACTTAGTTGGCTGGCCACtagcttccctttgagaggccattttcggacttgctttgctgtgatgacttgacagactgtattgtcagtcacttcaagctctggttgctCTTCATCCGCTCTTCCCAGATACTGATTTATCACAGAGGGGGAAAAGGTCACACAtttgccacgcacatagacctttcgAAATTCCTTGGATCtcccatcagcacactcctctgacagatttacaatgaactccttcactaaggtctcatagcacttaGGAAGTTGAGACACAGTTCTTATCAACCCTGCTTCTTTGATGAGATCCACAATCTCCTTACAGTCCAATGCATTCTGTGCCAGTTCTCTCTCCAGggccagcctcttgtggtatacatacttccacctgttaacactggaggcaaagtggaaggacacattgtcaatgggaACTTCTGGGACACTGGTTGCCAGCCTGCTGGAAGAAGGCTTCTTCCTGGGcatggatgttgtgacatcacatgggacatcagattcagactcaaccaccacagccttggtcttcaacttcttaggcacctctttgctccaagcttTTGTAGGTCCATAGCTTTTCCTCTTGTGTGCACTCTCTGACTCTGGTTGCTTGTGAGGATTTGTTTCACCAACTTCCTTGGAGGGGGACTTCTGCTCCACACCCTTTTTCTCCCTTCTAGTCCTAACTCTCTTGGCTATCCTAGGGACAACTGTAGCCAGAAGTTCATTGTCCGAGAGCTCTTCCACGTTAATCGTTTCAGTCCTAGGGTTGTCCTCAACACCTTGAGTAACATTGGCCTTCTCACCTCTCACTTTGCCTGAGGGTTTTTCAATCTTTGATCCCTCGTGAGCATCTGGTTGCTCAACATTGTCAGTGACATTTTTCCTCAACACTACAGCTTTATCTTGACATGCAGCAATATCAGGAATGAttgtgttcaagggaacagaaaccccaggaacatttCGATTGCCAGATAGTATCTGAGTGACGATAGTTGCAATGGAGTTATGTACATACCTTGACCCTTCCCTTGTGTGTTCATCAAGAGCGATTTCTGATGAAAACCCGGTGACCgtttccttaggtcttcttgcatgggacaAAGTTGCTGCGTCAACAGCTGGATCCTCCCGGGTAGGGTGGTAAGACTCGGTGCTGAGAGAATCAGACATGGTGGTGTACGAGGAGGTATCGGATTGACGAGCCATGCTGAAAATCTGAGAGGGAAGATGAACCGTTTCTTTGGACGAGGGTTTGCACGAGTGGAGAATGAAACGACTGAATGTGAAACGCTTTatgcaagagtaaggtctattagatTTTGACCACTCAGCGCTCACTatttgtttaataatttgacttattaaacagtagctaactaacttcattagttgctataacttTTCAGACGCACGCATTCCCTTTTTGCCCTTACTATTTTCACACTTAGTAatgtacaatgtcatgacattctgggtgacattgtactctgtctgcatcaggttcctccaaACTAGAGATGACCACTTGCCACCACAAGCTAGGTACTGAGTTTCTGCCGACATCAATAACACACACCTCTGTCTGTCCCTTGCTGTCATCTCAGTTGTATGATGACCAATGGGAA from Lathyrus oleraceus cultivar Zhongwan6 chromosome 7, CAAS_Psat_ZW6_1.0, whole genome shotgun sequence encodes the following:
- the LOC127102645 gene encoding uncharacterized protein LOC127102645 — encoded protein: MSSSSNNERNMVTHPPKVETPTPPPSSSSRLEFHHTLVVFNIRNNISIVLDVETDSYDTCAKLFRVHFCSYWVLYHIVPSDNKPPPPLTDPTYDMWATLDATVLQWIYSIIFVDLQTTIIEPGSTTLASRKRLANLF